Genomic window (Notolabrus celidotus isolate fNotCel1 chromosome 15, fNotCel1.pri, whole genome shotgun sequence):
TGGAGATAGAGGGTCGCCGGGTCCTCCTGGTTTACCTGGAGCCCCCGGGTTGAATGGGCCAAACGGTGCCATCAGCGCTGCTACCTACAACACGATACCAAAGATCGCGTTTTACGCAGGACTGAAGAAGCAGCACGAGGGATATGAAGTGTTGAAATTCGACGATGTAGTCACAAATCTTGGCAACCACTACGACCCCGCGACAGGGAAATTCACCTGCTCGATACCAGGGATTTACTTCTTTGTTTACCATGTGCTGATGCGGGGCGGAGATGGGACAAGCATGTGGGCTGATCTCTGCAAAAACAACCAGGTAGGGCtctttaataaataattattagcTAATCTTACGATTTTTCAAGCTTTACACGTTATTGTTTATAATGGGCCTTTAACACTGATTTGACCACACACAGTACGCGCGACTTTTACGCACGGTTGTTTCTTGAAAGACTAAACTTTTTTATAACCTGTATAGCACAATCTAACCTCACACAATGAAGACGTCTGATAATTTATCAAAGCTTGAAAGGAAAATAACAGCTATGTCGCCACTTAAGGAGCTGTCCACGGTTCTGAATTCAACACGCTTCACCACCAAAATGCCGTCTTATCTTTCCAGGTAAGAGCCAGTGCCATCGCCCAAGACGCCGACCAGAACTACGACTACGCCAGCAACAGTGCAGTCCTACACCTGGAGCCCGGGGACGAGATTTACATCAAGCTGGACGGCGGGAAGGCGCACGGTGGCAACAACAACAAGTACAGCACCTTCTCCGGCTTCATGTTGTACGCTGATTGAAACACGGGGGAGAAAAGATCTGCTCCACATACACAGCTCGCTTCACTGCTCATGCTCGGTTCCATGTCAGTTGGATTATAACAGACAGAGCTCAACATTACCAtatggcaaaaagaaaaaaaaaaagagtccagGGAGATGTGGAGGACGTCATGCGTAACAAAGAGCTGCACTACGGTGTAATTACAGAGTATAATCATGGATTTTTTAAGTGTACAGCACTGAATTGTACTTGTCAGATTGATTAGTGTCGCTGTTGAACCCTATGTGAACTGTTTAGCTTTACAAATTAAGTTTGCTGGTATGTCAAACATGCTCTTACACCtgctgaatgaatgaaagattaATGTATTCACCATTAACACTGATAAAGATGCTGAAATTATATCCACATAATCACCACTCTGTCACAGTAAAGTTAGTCCCTATATGtgctttatttttcatacaGATTTAACAGTTATTGCATTTTTGAGTGGACATGTAAATGCTGAAGTGATGCatgattcaaacatttacaaGAGAAGATGTAAAGGGCCAAACTGATGTTACTGTCACAAGAGGATCACTGTAACTCAATTTCTTGTCTTCTTGTGACAGCTGGTTGGAGCACAGGGAGGTCTGGTGGTAAGTCATGGGTCCCTCTGTATAAAACTGTCAGCTCATGTGTAAAAATATAATGTACAAAATAAATCccctgcctccttttttttAGTCCTCTCAGAAGATTAATCAAAGTTATACAGTTGTTGGGTTTCTGCTGCAATCGTGCCGCTGATCATGTGGCGAGGAGTCACCCTGTGAGGCCACCTGTTCCCAGATGAGAGGAGAACATGTCCTTCATCTGGGCCCTGCCAGCCACTCAGCCTCCCAGAGACACCCAGACACCCACTGAGGGGCAACAGGACAACTCATCTAACACAGCCGCATTGTGTCGAGAGCAGAGCAGCATACTGATTACCAACACACTTGTTATTTTCAGCCCCATAAAGCATGTTGGCAGAGATGTCACTTAGAAATACAAAGGAAGCAGCTGTGACATTAACATTGAAGGTGAAAAATCAATTAGCACCACGCTTTTTTAGCACCATAACAGAGGATTTTTGTCAAAGATTGCATTCAGAGTTTAGGGGACAAAGAAAAGAGGATATTTTGTGACATAAACAGGAAAATGCTGGTTATGAGGCGGAGTGATCGCGCAAAGGTCCTTCCTATGACTAGCTTACAAAGTGAATAATGTTCAATCACAGATATAAAAGTTTTGATTAATAGTGCATCAATAGAAACTCTTTCAACTACTAATACAAATGATCTTCCATTGGAAAGAGTTAGAAAAACATTTAGCTTTGCATAAAACTTTGGCAACGTTTACGTTAAAGACTTAATTCCTTCACAAAAATGAAGCTTCAAAAGCAAATTTTAAAACTACTCTGGACTGTGACTGTTGAAAAAATCTCAAAGATTTCATTTTTATCCGTCTACATAGGATGAAATTATCAACGTCTTCTTGTGATTTATTTGAAAGTTAACCAGCGTTTGGGGTTGTCAATGAGGATCTTGTCCACCTGGTGCTGTGAGATCCCCCTCATTAGCATCTTAGGCACGATGTTTTTCAGGATGTGAGAGTAGCCGTGGCCGCCGTACTTGGTGAGACGGTTCTTGGTGTGGATGTCGTGTGCGATCACGATCTTGTCCTCGTAGCCCTCCTTCACAAGGAACGCCAAACTGCACAAGTATGaccaaaaaagcagaaaaaaataattaaagtgtGACATTTTGGTTTAGGACATCCTGTAGTCGCGgatctgtgttagtgtgtttgtaaatctttcttttgtgtgtgcagAAAAACATCTGCAACATCATTCATTTGTCACTTATCCCGCTGATACACACTCCTCCCTCCCGCTGTGTACAGGAGGATCAGTCTCACAGTTTTAGACTCTATttcaaaagcaacattttgCTCCAAATGAAACAACTtttggcacacacacagaaacaagttAAACCCTGTCCGGTTTAACTCACGTCTTCACTCTCTGGCTGTCACTGGGCATGTCCACCTCCAGGTTGTACGGGTAGTTCAGCATCTCTACGCCAAACAGATCGTACTCCAGATAACTGCCCAGCTTTGCAAACTCCAGCAGTTCACCATCATCAAATATGGTCCTGTGTGAGGGGGGTagagaaatgaaaatgaaagaattAAATTAAAGGATTGTGGCTGCATTGTAAAGGAGACAGTTTAACCCATTACCCAGATTGGGTTGTTTAATGTTACATAAGACCAACACAGCAGTGACTTATCTAATAAGTCCTGAAAAGCAAGTCAAAGATGTTTTTGATCAACTGAGCGATAACTCTGTCTTACAGGTACGTGACATCACTTTTCTTCTGTCAGTTTGACTTTGATAGAGCAGCTAAAGCAGCATGTGAATTGAAATGATGAATTAAGAAGTCTGGAGCAGCTGTTTTCAGGCTCAAAAAGAACTACGTTAAAACCATCAGTTTTCATTATAGTATCAGCTCATTGAACTACATTATGAATAGGAACAACCTTTTCACTTTTCCTTTACTGCAACATTCACATTGGTTTCAActaactttttacttttaaagaagTAATGTCACACAGATATTTGCTGTTAACAGGATGTGCACAGCTTCAAATGAGTTCCTGTGCTGGGTTGTGCAGTGATACTTTAAAACCCCCCAAAGTGTGTGGGTGTTATGTTTGCACGGGAGTgatttaataaaattaaattatttaattttgcaCCTTTGAATTTTTGACTTAACTGACTAAATTTCACATGTTTTGAAAAAGGTACTCCACCAAGATACAACTGATGACTGGTGAAAATTAAGTAAACCAGTCTTACCTTTAATCGCTGGAGTTTGATATCATCAGTGATAagctatgatttaaaaaaataagaaagtaaGACTGACTTGTATCCATCTACAAACAAGAAAACACCAGCCTCATTGATAGACTCTTAGCCTCACTGAAGCAGTACAATGCACAACAGCAAACATTACTATGATTAAAGTAAACGATTGATGTttttgaggaaaataaacagCCTGTAAGTACTTCTACCCTTTGATTATGAAAATATCTGCAGTTTGTCATGTGAAAATAATCAGGAAGAGGGAGGTTTTACTTCCagactgcctcactgaaattaaaacctggatgcaaaaaaaacttTCTTCAACTAAACTGCGACAAATcagatatcatcatcatcagcccaaaatccctcaccaAAACCACCCAAAACTTCTCCCTCACACTTAATAACACCACTCTGACTCTATCACCCCATATTCAACACCTCGGTATAGTTTTTGACACCAACCTCACCTTTGAAAAACATATCACCCgcatcaccaaaaccgccttctttcaCTTGAAAAACATCGCCCGACTCCGCCCACTACTCTCCTTCCCTGTAGCAAAAAACCGTACCCATgctttcatcacctccagaatcaactactgtaacagcatcttatatggctcatcatccaaagtcctcaataaactccagtacaCCCAAAACCCAGCTGCCCatctactcactcactcccattcccgtgatcacatcacccctgtcctccaaaacctccactggcttcctgtcccccaacgcattcacttcaaactcctcctcctgaccttcaaagccctccatcacctggccccctcctatctcactgacctgctttaCCGTCACAACCCCTCCCGTGGTCTGCGCTCCtccaatgaaaacctcctctcccaAACCTTTAGGACCAAGCACTCAACCTGGGGTGACAGGACTTACTCCATTTCTGCAcccgccctctggaactccctccccaaacacataagcaactccactgacctacaaactttcaaatcccagctcaaaaCTCACTTctttagaactgcttttaactgttaaggTGTTTATAgtcactgtgtttctattttgtttcttctatctgttaatgtgtgttatttgtgaagtgatttttttgaaaagcactatataaataaaatgtattatatttcATGTTGTGTATTTGGAGCCAGAGTCCGTGCAGCAGAGCCTCAACACTGAGATCTTGCCTcttctgctaaccaaaacacatcaAACTCACCAATTTAGTAGCAAAGATCACTCAGGTTAGTGTGGACCACAGTGTGATAGCTTCATTTGTTAATTTGAAACAAACTTTCAGTTATGGAAAGTTccatgactcttgtgttaggaTATGTTCTGTTCTTTTCTCTAATAACCCGCTGCAGGAACTGCATTTGTAAACAAAGCTGCCAACAACCCCATTTTTTAGCACTAACTtctgagacaaaaagagaatatTTGGACATTAACAGCACAATGAGAACTAATTATCAAAACAGTGCCATGTTGAAGAAAtgtttatttgatgtgtattttgaatactaagtttgacccatgtcccactTGTTAACAGGTGAAGGAGAGTGCTTTATGATCTATACTGCAACCAGTCAGAAGGGGGAGCGCAaactgttttggcttcacttttcttGTACAGTCGTGTTAGGTCCAGAGCAGGTGATATTGGAGATATTATGTTAGCACAGATGGCTGGTAAATAATGATCTCTGAGACTTCTCACCTGTCCAGGTGTGACATGACAGTCTTGCTGATGTCACCTCCAGCCTcctgaagtattctgacaacTTCAGCTGGAGCGGCCGGATTCCTCCCGGGATGGATGATGACGGGGCAGCCGAGCTGGGTCTGAGCGTGAGCCGACGCCCTCAGCACCTTCGCCTCGCTCTCTGTGATTGGCCAGCAAGTGCCGATCTCTCCAATCACACCGCAGCGGATGTCTGTGCCGTCAGCGCCATGAAGCACCTCGCTGACGATGATGTCTGTGAGCTGGCGGACAACAAATGAGGAGTTGGATAAAGCAGGGTgacatcacttttaaaaatagttaCTCACATGTTAGCGCACTGAAATGACTCTTCACTGATATTTTTGTTCCGTCTCTAAAACAGACCTGAGAGACATGAAAAAAATTAATGTCAGGCTTGAGTGTTGAAATTTACACACCCATGAAGACTGCATGTATTTTAAGCATACATAAACAGAGACTGTAAAGAAAGGGTGATATTTCAACTCTGAGTCTCAGTTATAAACATCCTGAATCAAGTTCTCATGAAATCAAACAGCCATTAAATTATGTGGACAAAGTTCCATCAAATATGACTCACACTGACTTACACCTAGCAGTATCTGTCCTAACAATAACAAAAGCTCTTTCTGTAGGTCTTTTTGgtgatatttatattttgtcttttcctgaaaagaaaaaaaagacaaaactgaTGACTTATCCTACCCTTCAAAGCTTTTACTTACATTACATTCAATGAAATGCTTTCTTGAATTCAatttccctctcctctgacGTACAGGACCTAGaatcactgtgtttgtgtttgaatccTGCTGTCAATGCCAATAAATGTCCGTCACAGATACCGTCTTGCTTTTAGAGGATACATGTTAAAATGCAAACTGATACCAATAGTTGTGTGGGCTCATTCAGAGTACCCCTCAAAAAAAAGTATGATAGAAAATCACTGATTGCTGTCTTTTTGTCAGCTTTGCGAAGCATTACACTCTTGCTAGCAACAGAATGTTGTTGTTCATTAGCACCACCCAATTTCCCGAAACCAGCTGATATATCTGGGGGCTATTTTGGCACAAGACCTACAAGCTAACTGGCAGTCATAAGACATCTCTAAGTTCGTCTTTAACATTTAGCACCAATTGCAACCCTTTGATATCTCTGACAAGTCCAAGTAGAGGAAGGGTTGTCTGGATACAAATATCACTATCTTTATCGGCGTGCATCAGTGTCTATAtaccagtggttctcaaagtggggtcctaggacccctgggtgtccgcgaaccatagcgtgggggtccgtgaaataattatatCACTCATACACACTTCACTCCGGTCCCAACTGTTCCAGCTACTACTTAGCTTTGCTTACTACCTCGCAAGTATGGAGCCACTTCTAAATCAGTTCATATCGTCAAGTGATGCTAAGcccaagctagctaaattaaaacaatatgaTGACAGATATAtagagtttggttttattgagaATGGTGACGGGAGACCAAAATGAGTCATGTGTCTCCAGGTGCTAGCGAACGAAGCTATGATGCCGGCCAAGCTAAAGCGACTGAAGTGTTTAGATTgctaagttttacaatacaaatagttcaaaatgcatctaagagtgcaaatggtagcaAACGTGCTTAATtgatgttacaattatgagggggtccttggaaaatgttcccacctgtaaggggtccctggccccaaaaagtttgagaacccctgctataTACTACCTACAATGTTGTCAGTGACCACTCTAGCCAATGCATCTATGCAATGCCAAAAACTGTCATCCCTGATAAATCAGGTTAATAATTTGGTGATAATAACAAAACCTACAGAGCGCACAGAGAGTTTGATAGTCGTCAAAGCTTATAAAATGACAGTATTTTTCCATCATTACAATGAATGATTTTTGAAATGATACTAGTACTGGAGGAGTTTTGGTAGATGAAGTATCA
Coding sequences:
- the pter gene encoding phosphotriesterase-related protein; this translates as MSQLSGKVQTVLGVVDPDQLGRTMTHEHLTMTFECCYFPPPPGDEAVAEDPFHMQHMHWLRQNPYSCHENLLLQQETGAVRDELLAYRKAGGGTIVENTTTGIDRDLPTLKQLAKETGVHIIAGAGYYVDSTHTEATKRMSVEKLTDIIVSEVLHGADGTDIRCGVIGEIGTCWPITESEAKVLRASAHAQTQLGCPVIIHPGRNPAAPAEVVRILQEAGGDISKTVMSHLDRTIFDDGELLEFAKLGSYLEYDLFGVEMLNYPYNLEVDMPSDSQRVKTLAFLVKEGYEDKIVIAHDIHTKNRLTKYGGHGYSHILKNIVPKMLMRGISQHQVDKILIDNPKRWLTFK
- the LOC117827215 gene encoding complement C1q-like protein 3, with the protein product MIATGVCGVTLVLVLVVLIPVVVNTAGTPSRYEMLGSCQMVCDSHGTTATAKATNPIKDNRLVQSLPTSNQGPQGEPGRVGRMGPRGPVGDPGPPGPAGPPGDRGSPGPPGLPGAPGLNGPNGAISAATYNTIPKIAFYAGLKKQHEGYEVLKFDDVVTNLGNHYDPATGKFTCSIPGIYFFVYHVLMRGGDGTSMWADLCKNNQVRASAIAQDADQNYDYASNSAVLHLEPGDEIYIKLDGGKAHGGNNNKYSTFSGFMLYAD